One window from the genome of Kaistella carnis encodes:
- a CDS encoding OsmC family protein, with protein sequence MATSKVIYQGDLRCESEHLQSGTKIYTDAPTDNHGKGEAFSPTDLCATSLVQCMLTTIAILGKDSGILIEGSYGTIQKNMNLKPRKIAEIVCDLHMKGNFTPDQKQFIEETAMNCPVALSLSSELKKTVTFNYD encoded by the coding sequence ATGGCGACTTCTAAAGTAATATACCAAGGCGACCTTCGTTGCGAATCTGAACATTTACAGTCAGGAACAAAAATTTATACCGACGCCCCAACCGATAATCACGGCAAAGGAGAAGCTTTTTCACCCACCGATCTGTGTGCGACTTCTTTGGTTCAATGTATGTTGACCACGATTGCTATTCTTGGTAAAGATAGCGGAATTTTAATAGAAGGTTCTTACGGAACTATTCAAAAAAACATGAATCTTAAGCCAAGGAAAATTGCGGAGATTGTCTGCGATTTGCACATGAAAGGAAATTTTACTCCGGATCAAAAACAATTTATCGAAGAGACCGCTATGAATTGTCCGGTCGCACTTTCGCTAAGTTCTGAATTAAAGAAGACCGTTACCTTCAATTACGATTAA
- a CDS encoding outer membrane beta-barrel protein gives MKKILSIALVSSAICASAQISFAAKANVLIPTSSATWKNFKTAATDAVSQKGKNITGFNAGLSMKIDLPTALYVMPEIYYSNFNNEVTVLNDANADQTTIKAKTSRIDVPVLLGYNLLGDMLSAYVGPVASFNLAKDDNFENFVQKVNAKEFTLGYQLGVQSEIKKLILSAKYEGAFSKDQRKFVNTVAGSNQEINYDNRSSLFMLGLGYKF, from the coding sequence ATGAAAAAAATTCTTAGCATTGCTTTGGTTTCAAGCGCCATATGTGCGTCTGCGCAAATTTCATTTGCTGCTAAAGCCAATGTACTTATTCCTACAAGCTCAGCAACCTGGAAAAATTTTAAAACTGCAGCAACTGATGCGGTTTCTCAAAAAGGAAAAAATATTACCGGCTTTAATGCGGGATTATCAATGAAAATTGATTTACCAACTGCATTATATGTTATGCCCGAAATTTATTATTCAAATTTCAATAATGAAGTAACCGTTTTAAATGACGCGAACGCTGATCAAACCACGATTAAAGCAAAAACATCCAGAATTGATGTTCCTGTTTTATTAGGATATAATCTTTTAGGTGATATGTTAAGTGCGTATGTTGGACCTGTTGCCAGTTTTAATCTTGCAAAAGATGATAATTTCGAAAATTTCGTACAAAAAGTGAATGCTAAAGAATTTACTTTGGGCTATCAATTAGGAGTACAGAGTGAAATTAAGAAATTAATTCTTTCTGCGAAATATGAAGGAGCCTTCTCTAAAGATCAAAGGAAATTTGTGAATACCGTGGCCGGATCTAATCAGGAAATTAACTATGATAACAGATCAAGTTTGTTTATGCTAGGTTTGGGGTATAAATTTTAA
- a CDS encoding c-type cytochrome, with translation MKQSAKESQYTFSNSISFSLFALFSGLAIATSCTPKPVIVTGSKTMSAEYIAQGKTIFENSCAKCHDLPNPNDHSATDWVGLVNSMAPKAKLTDKQHEMVYDYIISAKQ, from the coding sequence ATGAAACAATCAGCAAAAGAATCTCAATACACGTTCTCTAATTCGATCTCTTTTTCTTTATTCGCCTTATTTTCCGGCTTAGCAATCGCAACTTCATGTACACCTAAACCCGTTATAGTTACGGGAAGCAAAACAATGAGTGCAGAATATATAGCTCAGGGAAAAACGATATTTGAGAATTCTTGCGCTAAATGTCATGATCTACCCAATCCTAATGATCATTCTGCCACCGACTGGGTGGGATTGGTAAATTCTATGGCACCAAAAGCAAAACTGACGGATAAACAGCATGAAATGGTTTACGATTATATTATCTCTGCAAAACAATAA
- a CDS encoding 3'-5' exonuclease: MIQNIPLEKVLFLDIETVPQLGNWDDLSETDQYLWDKKTKFQRKEEVTAEEFYKDRGGIMAEFGKIICISVGIVEKNGKLMIKSFYGDDEKILLQEFGEIFNRPKLRDVILCAHNGKEFDFPWIARRFLINGMQPPVPFQMFGKKPWEIPHLDTMELWKFGDYKSFISLELLAHVFGIPTPKDDIDGSMVASIYYIEKDLFRIVQYCEKDVLTLANVFRRMRQEDLLEKSEI; this comes from the coding sequence ATGATTCAAAATATTCCCTTAGAAAAAGTTTTATTCCTGGATATCGAAACCGTTCCGCAATTAGGCAATTGGGATGATTTGTCCGAAACCGACCAATATTTATGGGATAAGAAAACCAAATTTCAGAGAAAAGAAGAAGTTACTGCTGAAGAATTTTACAAAGATCGCGGCGGAATTATGGCTGAATTTGGTAAGATCATTTGTATTTCAGTTGGAATCGTAGAGAAAAACGGGAAATTAATGATCAAGAGTTTTTATGGTGATGACGAAAAAATACTGTTGCAGGAATTCGGTGAAATATTTAACAGACCAAAGTTAAGAGACGTTATTTTATGTGCACATAACGGGAAAGAATTTGATTTTCCCTGGATTGCGAGACGTTTTCTTATCAATGGGATGCAACCGCCGGTACCATTTCAAATGTTTGGAAAAAAGCCCTGGGAAATTCCGCATCTAGATACCATGGAACTTTGGAAGTTTGGGGATTACAAATCTTTTATCTCTTTAGAATTGCTCGCTCATGTTTTTGGAATTCCCACGCCGAAAGACGATATTGACGGGTCAATGGTCGCATCAATTTATTATATAGAAAAAGACTTATTTAGAATCGTTCAATATTGTGAAAAAGATGTCTTAACTTTGGCAAATGTTTTCCGACGCATGCGTCAGGAAGATTTATTAGAAAAAAGTGAAATTTAA
- a CDS encoding OsmC family protein, which yields MTSTITYLGDFKIVSKHEKSGAEITTCAPLREGGTSELFSPSDLFGISYGQSMLMAIAVLGKPKGIDITGATCELKKSTYPEPKRIGTIFCIVRIPGNFTPDEKKFMEDAALNCPVALSIHPSVQKTVLFEYVN from the coding sequence ATGACTTCAACAATTACTTATTTAGGCGATTTTAAAATTGTTTCAAAACATGAGAAATCAGGTGCGGAAATTACCACGTGCGCCCCGCTGAGAGAAGGTGGAACGTCAGAGTTATTTTCTCCTTCTGATCTCTTTGGGATTTCTTATGGACAATCAATGTTAATGGCGATCGCAGTTTTGGGAAAACCAAAAGGAATCGACATTACGGGAGCTACTTGTGAACTTAAAAAATCGACCTATCCGGAACCGAAAAGAATCGGTACCATTTTCTGCATTGTACGGATTCCGGGGAACTTCACGCCAGATGAAAAGAAGTTTATGGAAGATGCGGCACTTAATTGTCCGGTGGCTCTGTCTATACATCCGAGTGTACAGAAAACAGTGCTTTTCGAATACGTAAACTAA
- the meaB gene encoding methylmalonyl Co-A mutase-associated GTPase MeaB, with the protein MKNFSTAELIEGIKSGDKRLLGKAITLVESKKKEHREQAEELLKQIMPLTGRSIRVGITGVPGAGKSTFIETFGKLAIQHGKKVAVLAIDPSSSLNKGSILGDKTRMEELATEKNAFIRPSPTSGFLGGVANATFESMLICEAAGYDYILIETVGVGQSEVLVSEITDVFLFLKIIGGGDELQGIKRGIMEMVDLIFINKVEDENKIRAKNTKVELMRALHFLPSKEKGWKVPVLLGSALNNTGIEEVCEKIQEFIDLKTANNTFDKARKKQAEKRFDYWVQEYILQQTKSESATENFYEFHKKNASDLKSNPSTEAKAFVEKLLKK; encoded by the coding sequence ATGAAAAATTTTTCTACTGCAGAATTAATAGAAGGAATTAAATCCGGTGACAAAAGATTACTCGGTAAGGCAATTACTTTGGTTGAAAGTAAGAAAAAGGAACACCGCGAGCAAGCTGAAGAACTTTTAAAACAGATTATGCCACTCACAGGCCGATCTATACGTGTTGGAATTACCGGAGTTCCGGGTGCCGGAAAATCAACCTTTATTGAAACTTTTGGGAAATTGGCCATTCAACATGGAAAAAAAGTAGCGGTGTTAGCAATCGATCCCAGTTCCTCTTTAAATAAAGGGTCCATTTTGGGCGATAAAACCCGAATGGAAGAGCTTGCGACCGAAAAAAATGCCTTTATTCGTCCCAGTCCAACGTCTGGATTTTTAGGCGGAGTTGCCAACGCAACTTTTGAAAGTATGTTGATCTGTGAAGCGGCAGGTTACGATTATATTTTAATTGAAACAGTAGGAGTTGGCCAAAGTGAAGTGCTGGTGTCAGAGATCACTGATGTTTTTCTGTTTCTTAAGATTATTGGAGGTGGCGATGAATTGCAGGGAATCAAACGAGGAATTATGGAAATGGTGGATCTCATCTTTATTAATAAAGTGGAAGATGAGAATAAAATTAGGGCGAAAAATACAAAAGTAGAATTAATGCGCGCCCTGCATTTTCTTCCTTCAAAAGAAAAGGGCTGGAAAGTTCCGGTTTTGTTGGGTTCGGCTTTAAATAATACGGGAATTGAAGAGGTGTGTGAAAAAATTCAGGAATTTATTGACCTTAAAACAGCAAATAACACCTTTGATAAAGCCCGTAAGAAACAGGCTGAAAAACGTTTTGATTATTGGGTTCAGGAATATATTTTACAACAGACAAAATCAGAAAGTGCTACAGAAAATTTTTATGAGTTTCACAAAAAAAATGCTTCTGACCTGAAATCGAATCCAAGTACAGAAGCAAAAGCTTTTGTTGAGAAATTACTGAAAAAATAA
- a CDS encoding tRNA-binding protein, giving the protein MEKPLISWDDFEKIDIRTGTIISVSDFPKARNPSYQLEIDFGILGIKKSSAQITDLYKKEDLIGKQIIAVVNFPKKQIANFLSECLVLGIYGENKEVTLLGPTLPVKNGLAIG; this is encoded by the coding sequence ATGGAGAAGCCACTTATCAGCTGGGATGATTTTGAAAAAATTGATATCAGAACAGGAACAATCATTTCTGTTTCTGATTTTCCAAAGGCGAGGAATCCCTCTTATCAGTTAGAGATTGATTTTGGCATATTGGGAATAAAAAAATCTTCTGCGCAGATCACGGACTTATATAAAAAAGAAGATCTTATCGGGAAACAAATTATTGCAGTCGTGAACTTTCCTAAAAAACAAATCGCTAATTTTTTAAGTGAATGCCTGGTGTTAGGTATTTACGGTGAAAATAAAGAAGTCACTCTTCTAGGCCCAACTTTGCCCGTAAAAAATGGTTTAGCGATCGGGTAA
- a CDS encoding M48 family metallopeptidase → MKKVNKYLTIGAISAIMVACTTNPITGRSSLQLANNQEIATMALQQYREALSQAKVVKGTTQAKSVQNVGLRIKNAANNYYKSIGREADVANYQWEFNLLDDKQINAWCMPGGKVAVYSGILPITKNDTGLAVVMGHEISHALAGHGNERISQAMAAQYGGALLGSTISNGQIAAIVQQAYPIGAQVALLKYGRTQELEADEMGLYLMAMAGYDPREAQPFWQRMEGASNGNRPPEFLSTHPNPDTRRADLEKHMPKALEYYRAAGGKN, encoded by the coding sequence ATGAAAAAAGTAAACAAATATTTAACAATTGGTGCCATATCCGCTATTATGGTAGCATGTACTACGAACCCAATTACCGGAAGGTCTTCTTTGCAGCTGGCAAACAATCAGGAGATCGCAACTATGGCATTGCAGCAATATAGAGAGGCTTTGTCACAAGCTAAAGTTGTGAAGGGAACGACTCAGGCAAAAAGCGTTCAGAATGTTGGTTTACGAATTAAGAACGCGGCCAATAATTACTATAAAAGTATCGGTAGAGAGGCTGATGTCGCTAATTATCAATGGGAATTTAACTTATTAGACGACAAGCAAATAAATGCTTGGTGTATGCCAGGTGGTAAAGTGGCGGTTTACTCCGGAATTTTACCAATCACTAAAAATGATACCGGTTTAGCGGTAGTAATGGGTCACGAGATCTCTCATGCTTTAGCAGGACACGGTAATGAAAGAATTTCTCAGGCGATGGCCGCACAATATGGAGGTGCACTTTTAGGAAGTACTATTTCTAACGGACAGATTGCTGCGATTGTTCAACAGGCTTATCCAATTGGTGCCCAGGTTGCATTATTGAAATATGGAAGAACTCAAGAATTAGAGGCAGATGAAATGGGATTGTATTTAATGGCCATGGCTGGTTATGATCCGCGGGAAGCACAACCTTTCTGGCAAAGAATGGAAGGCGCTTCAAATGGAAACCGACCACCAGAATTTCTTTCTACTCACCCTAATCCGGATACAAGACGTGCAGATTTAGAAAAACATATGCCGAAAGCTTTAGAATATTACAGAGCCGCTGGAGGTAAAAACTAA
- a CDS encoding hydroxymethylglutaryl-CoA lyase, which yields MFLTECPRDAMQGWDEFIPTAKKIDYLNSLMGVGFDVLDCGSFVSPKAIPQMADSGIVLDEIDKGISNTKLSVIVANYRGAQKALEHQQVDILGFPFSISETFQHRNTNKNQEEAFEDIKKILEILETDGRTLNIYFSMAFGNPYGEVWKWSGVDYWAQRFSDIGIKNILLSDTTGTGTLEQIELLFKTLPTKYPHIDFGAHFHNKYEDSYAKLKAAYYSGCVRFDSAIKGIGGCPMAKDDLVGNMPTEQVINFMAAEKIEHSLNLLNFESAYNRAKDIFHF from the coding sequence ATGTTTCTAACAGAATGCCCACGCGATGCCATGCAAGGTTGGGATGAATTTATTCCCACCGCCAAGAAGATAGATTACCTTAATTCCTTAATGGGAGTCGGTTTTGATGTCCTTGATTGCGGAAGTTTTGTTTCTCCAAAAGCCATTCCCCAAATGGCAGATTCCGGAATAGTGCTGGATGAGATTGATAAAGGGATTTCCAATACAAAATTATCAGTGATCGTGGCAAATTACCGAGGTGCTCAGAAAGCACTGGAGCATCAGCAAGTTGATATTTTAGGGTTTCCTTTCTCTATTTCAGAAACTTTTCAGCATCGGAATACCAATAAAAATCAGGAAGAAGCTTTTGAAGACATTAAAAAAATATTGGAAATCCTCGAAACGGATGGCAGAACTTTAAATATTTATTTCTCCATGGCTTTCGGTAATCCTTACGGCGAAGTCTGGAAATGGAGCGGCGTTGATTACTGGGCGCAAAGATTTAGTGATATCGGCATCAAAAATATCCTGCTTTCCGATACAACGGGAACCGGTACATTGGAACAGATTGAATTGCTTTTTAAAACCCTGCCAACCAAATATCCGCACATCGATTTCGGCGCACATTTCCATAATAAATACGAGGATTCTTACGCAAAATTAAAAGCCGCCTATTATAGTGGCTGTGTACGTTTTGATTCTGCAATTAAAGGAATTGGTGGCTGTCCTATGGCAAAGGATGATCTGGTAGGCAATATGCCCACTGAGCAAGTCATCAACTTCATGGCGGCTGAAAAAATTGAGCATTCTCTTAATTTATTAAATTTTGAAAGTGCTTATAACCGCGCGAAAGATATTTTTCATTTTTAA
- a CDS encoding DUF4251 domain-containing protein, translating into MKNLFYITTVFLGSLAMSSCSTHSPVNSANVASLIQKEEFTFVAERANPSGSTVTDIMHSLPGTNSGRLLNLDPGYTIEIKKDSLEVTLPYFGRMYTPAMDPSKNSYRFTSTDYSMVRSDGKKGTSVFTINTKDQQNPAQIVIQVFNSGKTYVSIDSNDRQSISYDGYITENRKPKK; encoded by the coding sequence ATGAAAAATCTATTTTATATAACAACAGTTTTCCTCGGCTCACTAGCAATGTCATCGTGCAGTACGCATAGTCCAGTTAATTCAGCAAATGTTGCTTCATTGATACAGAAAGAAGAATTTACTTTTGTAGCCGAGCGCGCAAATCCCTCAGGTTCGACCGTGACTGATATCATGCATTCACTCCCAGGCACTAATTCAGGCAGACTTTTAAATTTAGATCCCGGCTACACCATCGAAATTAAAAAAGATTCGTTGGAGGTTACCTTGCCGTATTTTGGAAGAATGTACACTCCTGCAATGGATCCCTCAAAAAATTCCTACCGATTTACTTCCACAGACTATTCTATGGTTCGATCTGACGGAAAAAAAGGAACTTCTGTTTTTACCATTAATACAAAAGATCAACAAAATCCCGCACAAATCGTAATTCAGGTCTTTAATTCAGGAAAAACCTATGTTTCGATTGATTCAAATGACAGACAGTCGATTTCATACGATGGATATATTACTGAAAATAGGAAGCCGAAAAAATAA
- a CDS encoding SUF system Fe-S cluster assembly protein translates to MKYTDDQVAEIGENIITALKTVYDPEIPVDIYELGLIYDVQISDEGAVKVIMTLTTPNCPVAESLPAEVREKVAEVENVAEVDLELTFEPSWNKDMMSEEARFELGMF, encoded by the coding sequence ATGAAATATACAGACGACCAAGTTGCCGAAATAGGAGAAAATATTATTACCGCTTTAAAAACAGTTTATGATCCCGAGATTCCTGTCGACATTTACGAGCTGGGATTAATCTATGACGTGCAGATTTCTGATGAAGGTGCCGTAAAAGTTATTATGACCTTAACCACGCCCAATTGCCCCGTAGCAGAAAGTTTGCCCGCAGAGGTACGCGAAAAAGTAGCAGAAGTGGAGAATGTAGCCGAAGTCGATTTGGAACTTACTTTCGAACCATCCTGGAATAAAGATATGATGAGTGAAGAAGCCCGTTTCGAATTGGGGATGTTCTAA